A genome region from Arthrobacter sp. V1I9 includes the following:
- a CDS encoding urease accessory protein UreF, producing MSYQLALQQLCDSALPTGAFAHSLGFETYVDAGVISDEGSFGVWLGAFVSQSLSYSDGLAIRSLYEGVDVGEVDSLLSASLLPRQVREASVKMGLRLLEIGGEVFPSAELGLYRDLVSQGRAAGHQPLAFAVVARSLGVPLQEALAAYLFATVTSLTQNAVRAIPLGQNAGQRLLRQAADDVAAAVERIPHLTPDDFGAVSPGLEISQMRHERQRARMFMS from the coding sequence ATGAGTTATCAGTTGGCGCTGCAGCAGTTGTGTGATTCCGCCTTGCCTACTGGGGCTTTTGCTCACTCTCTTGGGTTTGAAACCTATGTCGATGCTGGGGTCATTTCTGATGAGGGGTCTTTTGGGGTTTGGCTCGGTGCTTTTGTTTCGCAGTCGCTTTCTTACTCTGATGGGCTGGCCATTCGGTCTCTTTATGAGGGGGTTGATGTGGGGGAAGTGGATTCGCTTTTGTCTGCTTCTCTTTTGCCTCGGCAGGTTCGTGAAGCCAGTGTGAAGATGGGCCTTCGGCTGCTTGAGATCGGTGGGGAGGTCTTTCCCTCGGCTGAGCTGGGACTGTACCGGGACCTGGTGAGCCAGGGCCGCGCCGCCGGGCATCAGCCGCTGGCGTTCGCCGTCGTCGCACGTTCGCTGGGTGTGCCGCTTCAGGAGGCGCTCGCCGCCTACCTTTTCGCCACCGTGACGTCGCTGACGCAGAACGCCGTCCGCGCCATCCCGCTCGGCCAAAACGCCGGCCAGCGGCTGCTTCGGCAAGCGGCCGACGACGTTGCTGCCGCCGTCGAACGCATTCCGCACCTGACGCCGGACGACTTCGGTGCTGTCAGCCCCGGACTGGAAATTTCGCAAATGCGGCACGAACGCCAACGTGCCCGGATGTTCATGAGCTAA
- the ureE gene encoding urease accessory protein UreE: MIIEKVLGNLHELPETDLAAYAGLHREKVVLPSAQLVKRIQRATTDHGKEIGIRLPPGSGDLRDGDILHVADSNMIVVSVLPTDVLVIAPRSVYEMGVVAHSLGNRHLQAQFFDSSSEYEAEVMVCAYDHTVEDYLRHVGAPYTRQERVMPVPFRHAEHSH, from the coding sequence GTGATCATTGAAAAAGTCCTCGGCAACCTGCATGAACTGCCAGAGACCGACCTCGCCGCCTACGCCGGCCTGCACCGGGAGAAGGTGGTGCTTCCCAGCGCCCAGCTGGTCAAGCGCATCCAGCGCGCGACGACGGACCACGGCAAGGAGATCGGAATCCGACTTCCCCCGGGCTCAGGCGACCTGCGCGACGGCGACATCCTGCACGTCGCCGATTCCAACATGATCGTGGTGTCCGTGCTGCCCACCGACGTTCTGGTGATTGCTCCGCGGTCGGTTTACGAGATGGGCGTCGTGGCGCACTCGCTCGGCAACCGGCACCTCCAGGCACAGTTCTTCGACTCGTCGTCGGAATATGAAGCCGAGGTCATGGTGTGCGCTTACGACCACACCGTCGAGGACTACCTTCGCCACGTGGGTGCGCCCTACACCCGCCAGGAACGCGTTATGCCTGTACCTTTCCGCCATGCTGAGCACTCGCACTAA
- the ureC gene encoding urease subunit alpha: MSFEMPRRQYADLYGPTTGDAIRLADTDLFLEIEKDLTVYGEEVVFGGGKVIRDGMGQNGQMTREEDVPDTVITNAVILDYTGIFKADVAIKDGHIFKIGKAGNPQISDAVDIVIGASTEIIAGERRILTAGGVDTHIHFISPDQIPTALTSGITTMIGGGTGPAEGTKATTVTPGKWHIQRMLQAAEGFPMNIGLFGKGHASAVEPLAEQIRAGAIGLKVHEDWGSTTASIDTSLTVADEYDVQVAIHTDTLNECGFVEDTIRAIDGRVIHTFHTEGAGGGHAPDIIKIAGMPNVLPASTNPTLPYTRNTIEEHLDMLMVCHHLNPDIPEDVAFADSRIRAETIAAEDVLQDLGIFSITSSDSQAMGRVGEVITRTWQVADKMKKQRGVLLDDDGGVHGAEPGLGAGSDNFRLKRYVAKYTINPAIAQGIADSVGSVEVGKFADLVLWDPAFFGVKPELVLKGGQIAYALMGDANASIPTPQPRTMRPMFAAFGKAVQQCSITFLSQAAIDAGVPHELGLEKVIRPVSGIRTLTKADLKYNDATPDIQVDPETYQVTVDGEDITCEPSDVLPMAQRYFLF, from the coding sequence GTGAGCTTCGAGATGCCCCGCAGGCAGTACGCCGATCTCTACGGCCCGACCACCGGTGACGCCATCCGGCTGGCGGACACCGACCTGTTCCTTGAGATCGAAAAGGACCTCACCGTGTACGGCGAGGAAGTGGTGTTTGGCGGCGGCAAAGTGATCCGCGACGGGATGGGCCAGAACGGCCAGATGACCCGGGAGGAGGACGTTCCGGACACCGTCATCACCAACGCGGTGATCCTGGACTACACCGGGATTTTCAAGGCCGACGTCGCGATCAAGGACGGCCACATCTTCAAGATCGGCAAAGCCGGCAACCCGCAAATCAGCGACGCCGTGGACATTGTGATCGGCGCGAGCACTGAAATCATTGCCGGCGAACGCAGGATCCTCACTGCGGGGGGAGTGGACACCCACATACACTTCATCTCCCCGGACCAGATTCCCACCGCGCTGACCAGCGGCATCACCACCATGATCGGCGGCGGCACCGGCCCGGCCGAAGGCACCAAGGCCACCACGGTAACTCCTGGGAAGTGGCACATCCAGCGGATGCTGCAGGCGGCCGAGGGCTTTCCCATGAACATCGGCCTGTTCGGCAAGGGCCACGCGTCCGCCGTCGAACCTTTGGCCGAGCAGATCCGCGCCGGCGCCATCGGGCTCAAGGTTCATGAGGACTGGGGCTCCACCACCGCCTCGATCGACACCTCCCTGACAGTGGCGGATGAGTACGACGTCCAGGTGGCCATCCACACCGACACCCTCAACGAGTGCGGCTTTGTGGAAGACACCATCCGCGCCATCGACGGCCGCGTCATCCACACCTTCCACACCGAGGGCGCGGGCGGCGGGCACGCCCCGGACATCATCAAGATCGCCGGGATGCCCAACGTCCTGCCGGCGTCCACCAACCCCACGCTGCCGTACACCCGCAACACCATCGAAGAGCACCTGGACATGCTGATGGTGTGCCACCACCTCAACCCGGACATCCCGGAGGACGTGGCGTTCGCGGATTCCCGGATCCGGGCCGAGACCATCGCTGCCGAGGACGTCCTGCAGGACCTCGGCATCTTCTCCATCACCTCCTCCGACTCGCAGGCAATGGGCCGGGTGGGCGAGGTGATCACCCGCACGTGGCAGGTGGCGGACAAGATGAAGAAGCAGCGTGGGGTGCTTTTGGATGATGACGGCGGTGTCCACGGCGCTGAGCCGGGCTTGGGTGCGGGCAGCGACAACTTCCGCCTCAAGCGCTACGTGGCCAAGTACACGATCAACCCGGCTATCGCGCAGGGCATCGCGGACTCCGTCGGCTCTGTCGAGGTGGGCAAGTTCGCCGACCTGGTGCTGTGGGACCCGGCCTTCTTCGGCGTCAAACCGGAGCTGGTGCTCAAAGGCGGGCAGATCGCCTACGCATTGATGGGTGACGCCAACGCCTCCATCCCCACACCGCAGCCGCGCACCATGCGGCCCATGTTCGCGGCGTTCGGCAAAGCCGTGCAGCAGTGCTCCATCACGTTCTTGTCCCAGGCAGCGATCGACGCCGGCGTCCCGCACGAGCTGGGGCTGGAGAAGGTCATCCGGCCCGTCTCGGGAATCCGCACGCTGACCAAGGCCGACTTGAAGTACAACGACGCCACCCCGGACATCCAGGTGGACCCGGAAACGTACCAGGTAACGGTCGACGGCGAAGACATTACGTGCGAGCCGTCCGACGTGCTCCCCATGGCCCAGCGCTACTTCCTCTTTTAG
- a CDS encoding urease subunit beta: MIPGEYILRAEPVTANAGREAIDVVVINTGDRPVQVGSHFHFAEANAALTFDREAAYGRRLDIPAGTAARFEPGDSRNVRLIGLAGTREVYGLSNAVNGPLDYATHLEDPARPGAAAEKDEQ; the protein is encoded by the coding sequence ATGATTCCCGGAGAGTACATCCTGCGAGCCGAGCCGGTGACGGCGAACGCGGGGCGGGAGGCGATTGACGTCGTCGTTATTAATACCGGCGACCGGCCCGTGCAGGTGGGCTCGCATTTCCACTTTGCCGAGGCGAACGCGGCCCTGACCTTCGACCGGGAGGCAGCCTACGGCCGGCGCCTGGACATTCCCGCCGGAACCGCCGCACGGTTCGAGCCCGGGGATTCCCGGAACGTGCGGCTCATCGGACTCGCCGGCACCCGTGAGGTGTACGGACTGAGCAATGCGGTCAACGGGCCGCTGGACTACGCGACACATCTTGAGGACCCAGCCCGGCCGGGTGCCGCAGCAGAAAAGGACGAGCAGTGA
- a CDS encoding urease subunit gamma, with protein sequence MHLMPREQEKLLIVVAADLARRRQARGLQLNYPEAVAIISYELIEGARDGRTVADLMSYGTTLLSRDEVMEGVPEMIRDVQIEATFPDGTKLVTVHDPIR encoded by the coding sequence ATGCATCTGATGCCACGTGAGCAGGAAAAGCTGCTGATCGTAGTGGCCGCCGACCTCGCCCGGCGCCGCCAGGCCCGAGGACTTCAGCTCAACTACCCCGAAGCCGTGGCCATTATCAGCTACGAACTGATCGAGGGCGCCCGGGACGGCCGCACAGTGGCCGACCTGATGAGCTACGGCACTACCCTTTTGAGCCGGGACGAGGTGATGGAAGGCGTGCCTGAGATGATCCGCGACGTGCAGATCGAGGCCACCTTCCCGGATGGCACCAAGCTCGTCACCGTCCACGATCCCATCCGCTGA
- a CDS encoding cysteine hydrolase family protein, translating to MIALLVIDMQNAYFEAPELAEQQERLVESCNRLLEAFKANGHKALMVGTEHERDKSTWTLNMLDDDQGFIFRGSEQAQAVPGLAIDGLPQLNKTRDSAFVGTNLLARLRNWGADEVVLAGVSTHNCIAQTGADAFAHNIRVTYAKDAMASEDNQDAADMLRILSTSYRQPVQSSDEILAGLRR from the coding sequence ATGATTGCACTTCTTGTCATTGACATGCAGAACGCGTACTTCGAGGCGCCGGAACTGGCCGAGCAGCAGGAACGGCTGGTCGAGTCCTGCAACAGGCTGCTCGAAGCTTTCAAGGCAAACGGGCATAAGGCGTTAATGGTTGGTACCGAGCACGAGCGGGACAAATCCACGTGGACGCTGAACATGCTTGACGACGACCAGGGCTTCATTTTCCGCGGCAGCGAGCAGGCGCAGGCCGTGCCCGGCCTCGCCATCGACGGCCTGCCACAGCTGAACAAGACGCGTGACAGCGCCTTTGTTGGCACCAATTTGCTGGCCCGGCTGCGTAACTGGGGTGCTGACGAAGTGGTGCTTGCCGGGGTTTCCACCCACAACTGCATCGCCCAGACCGGCGCCGACGCTTTCGCCCACAACATCCGGGTCACCTACGCGAAGGATGCCATGGCATCGGAGGACAACCAGGACGCTGCGGACATGCTGCGCATCCTCTCCACCAGTTACCGCCAGCCCGTACAGTCCAGCGACGAGATCCTGGCCGGCCTCCGCCGCTGA
- a CDS encoding LacI family DNA-binding transcriptional regulator, whose product MAVTMNDVARAAGVSLKTVSNVLNDYEFIRPATKQRVQDAIAELGYEANLTARSLRSGKTRMLGLVLSDLSAPYYAELASRLMKAAAQRGYRVLVEQSDAVADVELNALQGPFRQLTDGLLFTPLMIDAEAIAARVGKKPLVMLGEHILDPRFDLVTMKNGEAAAALTAHLLAAGRRRVAVVGAHPEESTGSSGLRLNGYRNALEQAGIPFDPALIAPCEWRRDNGAAAVAGLLEKGVEFDAVFGLNDVLALGAMHELLIRGVRVPDEVAVAGFDDIDEARFASPSLTTVSPGMEEIAERSVALLLDRIEGQETDSQGVHVEAGFRLKIRESAP is encoded by the coding sequence ATGGCGGTCACCATGAATGACGTAGCGAGGGCGGCGGGCGTATCGCTCAAGACGGTGTCGAACGTCCTGAACGACTACGAGTTCATCCGGCCCGCCACCAAGCAGCGGGTCCAGGACGCCATCGCCGAACTCGGGTACGAAGCAAACCTCACCGCCCGCAGCCTCCGCTCCGGCAAGACCCGGATGCTGGGCCTGGTCCTGTCAGACCTTTCCGCGCCTTACTACGCGGAGCTTGCCTCCAGGCTGATGAAAGCAGCCGCACAGCGGGGCTACCGGGTGCTGGTGGAACAGTCAGACGCCGTGGCGGACGTGGAGCTGAACGCCCTGCAGGGGCCGTTTCGCCAGCTGACCGACGGCCTGTTGTTCACGCCGCTGATGATCGACGCCGAGGCCATCGCAGCCCGCGTGGGCAAGAAGCCGCTGGTCATGCTGGGCGAACACATCCTGGATCCCCGGTTCGACCTCGTCACCATGAAGAACGGGGAAGCCGCCGCTGCCCTGACCGCCCACCTGCTGGCGGCGGGCCGCCGTCGGGTTGCCGTGGTCGGCGCGCACCCGGAGGAGTCCACAGGCAGTTCCGGGCTTCGCCTCAACGGCTACCGGAATGCGCTGGAGCAGGCCGGGATTCCCTTCGATCCGGCGCTGATCGCGCCGTGCGAGTGGCGCCGGGACAATGGCGCGGCCGCTGTTGCCGGGCTCCTGGAAAAGGGCGTGGAGTTCGACGCCGTCTTCGGCCTGAACGACGTCCTGGCGCTGGGAGCCATGCATGAACTGCTGATCCGCGGTGTCCGGGTGCCGGATGAGGTGGCCGTAGCCGGCTTCGACGATATCGATGAGGCGCGGTTTGCGTCGCCGTCCCTCACCACCGTCTCGCCGGGCATGGAGGAGATCGCGGAACGCTCCGTCGCCCTGCTGCTCGACCGGATCGAGGGGCAGGAAACGGACAGCCAGGGCGTTCATGTCGAGGCCGGGTTCCGGCTGAAGATCCGCGAATCCGCACCCTAG